Below is a window of Lytechinus variegatus isolate NC3 chromosome 4, Lvar_3.0, whole genome shotgun sequence DNA.
ATCCAACACAATAAGTCATTCGGTGAAAAGCCTAAAATCCCAGTTATCAGCCCAAAACTTTgtaatgtaattttcataacAGATTTTATCCACGATAAATGATCGAAAACTTATGCTTGGTATGAGAAAAAGATCACATGCAGTCTTGAACGAATGTGTCAAATTAGACTTCTTCTTTCGACCAAGAATGCACTGCCGAACATCCTAGAGAAAACACCCTAGAATAGACGCGGGCGCTAACTGCGGGCACTCATGTCCtaggggagcggacgcgggcgtcttcccgcgtccgctcccctcaaaTGCCCGCTACGGGCTACCGCGTTTGCCCTAGGGGGCattgtgacgtttcccgcggccggcactgtatatAGATGTTATTACTTTGgaaatattccttttcattattgattcatttattttcagtaCCACTTAACCATTTAACGACTGTTTATGGTCAATAGAAATGAtagtgtatttttttccttttacatatttaggtttgaaatataaattcatgTGTATTACTAAGCTAGGATTCGGTGTGTTAACCAACGTACGTGGTTACAAGTTTCAAGATGTTTTTAATTATCCAAGCGTACATGAATACTCTTAACGAGTGTAATCTGTCACACCAAAGCCAACATTGAGGCACCTAGGAAGGTTCCCTGTAAACCAAAATATGAACTGGTCTTCGAATagttaaaatgtcaaaatcaactttttaaaagaatatcaATGTTCTTCAATATTCTATCAACATTGTCTGAAGGTTTCAACAATATTGTAAATTGTGTACCTCAAAAGTTgcacctttttttctccttgATCTTCATGTTACTACTGATAGCTGCACCGTGAAGAGGAATCCtcccattatcatcttcatcattcacATCAATTCCCTTAGAAATGAAGTATTTCACGATATCTAAATGACCGAATTGAGCTGCAGTGAAGAGTGGAGTCATTCCATCATACCTGTTCTGCTTGGCTCCTTTatctatgagatatttgacagcttTTAACTGGCCGTATTGAATggcagcattgaatggtgtccaaCCATTACGGCCACCCTTATTCACATCCGAACCTTGTTGCATAAGGTATTCCATGATTTTCATGTTACCTTTAACAGCAGCTTCATGTAGGGGAATCCTCCCTCTATAACCCTCATCATTTACATCCGCACCGTTGCTAACGAGGAATTCAATGATAtctaaacatgttaaatgtcCTGATTGAACTGCGTCATATAGTGGGGTTGCTCCATCACATCTGTTTTGCTTGGCACATTTATCTGtgagatatttgacagcttcTAGATGACCGTATACAAtagcagcattgaatggtgtccaaCCTTTTGAATCAACGCTGTTCTCATCAGAACCTTGTTGGATGAGATATTCCATGATCTTTATGTTACCACTGATACCAGCTCCGTGTAGGGGAATTCTCCcgttatcattttcttcattcacatcagcgccatttgaaatgaagaatttcACGATATCTAGATGACCGAATCTAGCTGCAGCATACATGGCATAGAGTGGGGTCCTTTCATCATATCTGTTCTGCTTGGCTCCTTTatctatgagatatttgacagTTTCTAAATGGCCTTCTTCAATAGCAGCATTGAACGGTGTAAAGCTTTCCTTGTCAGCCTTGTTAAGATCTGACCCACATTGAGTAAGGTAATCTATgattattatgttgccaatgATAGCAGCTCCATGAAGGGCAATTGTgccatcatcattttcttcattcacaTCAGCCCCACTGGAAACTAAGAATTTCAGGTTATCTAAATGACCGAGCTGAGCTGCAGCACAGAGTGGGGTCATTCCATCATATCTATTCTGCTTGGCACCTTTATCcatgagatatttgacagcaTCTAGATGACCGTGTTGAATGGCAACATTGAACGGTGTTAAACCTTGCTTATCAGCCTTGTTGACATTGACCCCTTCTACAATAAGACTTTTCAACATGCAAATGTGCCCATTTACTGCTGCTCTATGAAGAGGTGTTTGACCCAATTCACATTCGACACAAGGGTCCGCTCTATGCAGGACGAGGCAATCCACAATATCTGCATGTCCTTCTCTGGCTACTACATGAAGAGGCTGAAGTCCACCCTTGCTTGGTGACTCTAGGTTTGCTCCTTGTGAAATAAGAACCTCGACCTCTTTGAGATCACCTACTAAAGCAGCCTTGTACAGGAGAGTGTATCCTTCATCATCTACCTTGTCTACATCAGGATTGAGCGGTAATTCGTGTGTAGGTCCATTCCCATCACTAGAAAATGTTTCTTCGAGCAGTGTTTGGTATGCCTTATCCCAATCTTCCAAAGCATGATTAATGTCGGTGTCTAAGATCTTAGTGATATCAGATAGTTGCAGCTTGCATTCCTTTCGTTTGGTACACATGTCATCTAATGTAGAAGAGTTGGTTGCGACAGATACAGGGTGCTGTTTATCATATCTTTCTGTTTGTCTGATTGGTTGGAGAGTAGAATATCTCTCCCGTGTGTATTATCTTCTTGAGGTGTCGGTTTTTCATTAGTGGAAACCACATACCTATTTTGTGGTGACATGTGATGTTGTGGTGTGATGAAGGAGGGGTCCGTTGCACCCGTTCTGTAAGAAACAGATATTGTTCTCGGTCTAGTGCAAGTGAGGCAAAATGTAGATCTCCTTTAAAGTATAAGTGGACGTATGATATGTCACTTTGAAAATAGGATAATTTAAGTGACAAACAGAGCGCCCCCTAAAAATGCCCCTCTGACACGGGGCTGAATCAACTCCAAAATATGTTAGCATTCTCAATTAAATGTTCATGAATTGAAAGGTCGTTTCATATTCTACATCCTATGCACATTTTATTCGTTTCGCCTCTTCGGTTTTGAAACAAACTCTGTTACGTAACAGTGGTGCGTTTCAGCCATTCCAAGTTTGGAGTACTGCTGTATTTCTGCATTATAGCATGTTAACCCCCATGTGtacatccaggatctgagcagggacATTTCCCTGACCAAatccaggctcatcaaatcataaattTGAGTATGCGCAAAGGGGCAAGAAACATCCAGAACGAAGATTGTTATGATTGGTATGGAAATCAGCACACAAAGCTGAAAGATAATTTAAATAATGGATGGGTACTAAAACTGTACTTTGAAGGTAAACAACAAGTGTATCACACTCGGGATCACACtttgtgataataatgatattaacaacaataatagctggatttataaagctcTTTTTGcaagaggatacaaagcgctgctattatttttacccggctttagctcaacCTACCATCACCgtcgctcagtgcatgcaaggaattactcctgccgggtatccattcacctcacctgggtagagtgcagtacagtgtggataaatttattGCTGCGATTCGAACCCGATAACGGACatgaccagaaaaaaaaattataaaaaaagtacattttCAGTGAATTTACTTCACCTCATTAacttcataacaaaattaataacaataaaatgcaCCTGTTGGAATTGGGCATGGAACAGTCATGACCTGTTGTCTGAACTTGATTCCATAAGTGTGCATTTTccattatcaaaatttaaatgGTCATCAAGCACTGACCTTGCCCTTCTAATACATTGTGATTCGATAAGATTTGTTAGATCATGGATATTCTTctggtcagatcagggaattcgATGCCCAGATTCTGGATGATTAAAGGGGGTGACATGTAATGCTCGACAGTGCAGAATGTACAGCAGTGCTGCATGCACACTTGAAATAGGCTGAAAAGAACCACTAATACATGGCAGATCGTGTACtcaaaaccactgaagcgaGACCAATGATTTTGTTTAGAAGTTAGAACGTGAAATGAACTTCCAATTTCTTCACATTTTAATTGAGAATAATATTCAACTTTTGAATTTATTCAGTCGTATATTAGAGGGACATTTTGTGGGGACGcgctgtacatgtattataggAGAAGTTAGAGTCACTTTACTAATGTCTTCTGTAATGCAAAGGAATTGTTATTTTTTCGTAGTGACATGTGATTGTTAAATTTCATGGTATCCCACGAGGCGGAATGCAGAATAGAATtggaataatgataaaaaatacacGCTTTTCACTACAGATAGATGAAAATGATTGTTATGCTTTTAAGATATTTTATAAGAATTCTGGCAATGTGCAGGATAGGTGGATATAAATAACGAGTTAAGCAAATCAGTTAAAACCTGTAATAGTTTTTGTATAGGtctaaatattgtttattttcaaaattaatgtttGGAATAGTTGTcagataaaaggaaaaaatatataatactttTAGAACTGCTTTTGCGCGAGCCGAAAGTCGTATAATATATATAGTATTTAAGGTTATCTATACAATAGACACATACAAATGGGAAAAGTTGGGTCCTCGAAAAAATGCTTAAATCCGCTACATAATAATAAGTGTAAAGCCCCTCGCAGTCTCGTCTGCATTACGTAatttgatatagcagcagtgctgactttgaaaacaactaagattaataataatttattcacaaaaaacacgaTTCATAACAGTAAGATACTAGGTTCACTATCCCTGAACTAACTTTTAACTTGATTATCTGACCAAATGCTAGCGCAAGGAGATAAGAGATACTTAGCTACCACTACGTCCATGACCTAGATCAagaaactttcaaagttatggttGCCTTTCAAAAAATACCCTCAGCATGGCCAACTTTCACTGACCACTGACCTtgaatgaactttgaccttactCTTGTGACCTTATGCAAAGACCTTCAATGGAAGTCGATTTCtcctttatgtccaagttcattgactagatccatatactttcaaagtgaTGATGGCATTCGACAATTCAAGCTTTAATAAGGTTTCAGTTTTGATTTCACTCAATATGGTGTAAGTTCATTTActccaaaattatttttgaccttggtcatgtgacatgagaCTCGGGGAGAGTGagcaagtttcatgaaataaaacaaaaaccaaaTCTAATTGTAagtgatataaaacaaaatcaaatctaatttctgatgacattttaaagtcttAGCCTTGATGAAGATTACAATATGATGCTAACGACTCCGCGGCGCGCCGTCGCCTTGGAAAAGCGCCGAATATAAtttcgctctgctatgcagatgAGACAAAAACGGAAAAAGAATGTCAAAATCCGACCTTACCTTGCgacattaaaaattataataattatcaaaGTTTCTTGTTTTGGCAAATAATGAAATCGCTAAGAGTCCGCTCTCTTATCGTCCATCTACTCAAAATCTGAACTGTAACGAAGAATAATTTGATAATGACAGTCCTTCGTATTTATGAGACTTGAATGGTATACAATTGGGGAAAATGATTTACAAGCGACAGGCTTTACAAAAGTGGATTAATCCCAAAGGAATATTGGAGGATCAACATACTGTATAATGTTCTTACCATGAATTATATAAGAGAAAGAACTTGTGTTATTATATCCAAATATTTTAGAACCATTACAACATGGGCGTAGGCTTTTTTCAAACGCGGCGTACATTGCAATAAGGACATGACGATCTTCAGCTATATTTTATGCCTCTGCTCTTGTTAGTACTTAATTTGATGGATtggtttgatttgattgattttttcattgattaattaTACACGTTTACACGATAGAATGTTTACCTTATTCGTTTTCTTGCCTTTTTCCCA
It encodes the following:
- the LOC121412834 gene encoding ankyrin repeat domain-containing protein 50-like; translation: MCTKRKECKLQLSDITKILDTDINHALEDWDKAYQTLLEETFSSDGNGPTHELPLNPDVDKVDDEGYTLLYKAALVGDLKEVEVLISQGANLESPSKGGLQPLHVVAREGHADIVDCLVLHRADPCVECELGQTPLHRAAVNGHICMLKSLIVEGVNVNKADKQGLTPFNVAIQHGHLDAVKYLMDKGAKQNRYDGMTPLCAAAQLGHLDNLKFLVSSGADVNEENDDGTIALHGAAIIGNIIIIDYLTQCGSDLNKADKESFTPFNAAIEEGHLETVKYLIDKGAKQNRYDERTPLYAMYAAARFGHLDIVKFFISNGADVNEENDNGRIPLHGAGISGNIKIMEYLIQQGSDENSVDSKGWTPFNAAIVYGHLEAVKYLTDKCAKQNRCDGATPLYDAVQSGHLTCLDIIEFLVSNGADVNDEGYRGRIPLHEAAVKGNMKIMEYLMQQGSDVNKGGRNGWTPFNAAIQYGQLKAVKYLIDKGAKQNRYDGMTPLFTAAQFGHLDIVKYFISKGIDVNDEDDNGRIPLHGAAISSNMKIKEKKRCNF